One window from the genome of Sesamum indicum cultivar Zhongzhi No. 13 linkage group LG15, S_indicum_v1.0, whole genome shotgun sequence encodes:
- the LOC110013180 gene encoding mitochondrial pyruvate carrier 3-like yields the protein MASRKLVRGLWNHPAGPKTIHFWAPTFKWALSAANISNFSNPPDTVSYPQQAAFAIAGFIGARYCTVITPKNWNLFTNNFALGCTGVYQLMRKANHDYIVQKE from the coding sequence ATGGCAAGTAGGAAATTGGTACGAGGGTTGTGGAACCATCCGGCAGGACCCAAAACCATTCATTTCTGGGCACCAACGTTCAAGTGGGCACTCAGTGCAGCCAACATTTCCAACTTCTCCAACCCGCCCGACACGGTGTCGTACCCCCAGCAGGCGGCGTTTGCCATCGCTGGATTCATCGGTGCTCGTTACTGCACCGTGATCACCCCTAAGAACTGGAATCTATTCACCAATAACTTCGCGTTGGGCTGCACCGGCGTGTACCAACTTATGAGGAAAGCCAACCATGATTACATAGTCCAGAAGGAATAA